Part of the Bacteriovorax stolpii genome, TCGAGAGGTTTCGACCCGACTCAATCCCTGCGGCATTGGCCCCTGAATGATGGGTGCCGGCGCTCATTGAAGAGTGCCCGATGCGTGAGTAAACAGTATGAAGTTTATGGGCCAGGTTTTTTTCGATGAGAGCGAGCTCAAAACTCTGCGCCGATTTTTTCTTCTGGTCTTCAATCTTTTCTACATAACCTTTAGAAACTCCACGCATGAAAGAGTTTTTAGCGGCAATGCTTTTAAAAGTCGGGTTTTTCTTTTTCACATCTTTCCACATAGCTTCCAGTTCGTGGTCTAAGAAATGAGCGACGTACTCGGCCAACTCGACACTGGTCTTATCGCCGATAACTTCCAGGTAAAAAATCCCTCTGCCGTGGTTAAAAACGGGAGAGACGAAAAAGGTTTTTAGGATTTCATAGATTGCCACGTGTTTCGTTTGCTTGCGGGAAGCTTCCAATACGCGTTTTACATAAACCGTCTCATCTTCTTTACTCTGAGTGCGGGTCATATCCAGGTTGTGCTCTAAAAGGAGCTGATTGGCCTTTAGAGTGGCAAGTTCTCTTTCGTGAGGGTTATCACTGCTAGATAAAGCGAGAAGCTTTTTTAGGCGCTCTAACAACTTTTGCGTTTTAAGGTCGCCTTCAATCTTATCGTTTTCAATTTGTACGTTAGAGTAGGCGCGCTCGACATCTGTGTCCCAGTTAAAACTGCGGCAGATCGCTTTGAACTCTTCACCATGCATGACTTGTGGCCCATGAATAATGTAGGCCCAAAAGTGGGCCAGCTCGTGGCGGATGACATTTTTTAAAACGCGGTCGTGGGCCGTGTACATAAGTTTTTTCGAAAGTCCCAGCTCATAGGTTCTCGAATCGAAATAACCTAGTCTCGAGTTATCTTCAAAAACGATAATATTAAGTGGGTAGAGGATGCCTTTATGAAGGACGCGGCTGCGGTCCATTTTTAGCGACATTTCATTGTTTACAATATCGCGCACGTCTTCGCGGACGCGGGAGATGAAAGCTTTGATGGTGTCGGAGTATAAGAACATGCCCCATATTCCATTATGGGGCATTAAAGATCAATAATTAATTTACGGCCTTAACCTTACAAGTTTTGGCATCCATAATGGCCGACATAAGTGTTGATTGTCCCGATTCTAAATCGCTTACTGTAACGACAAAAATGGCCTCGTCACCAGAAACATAGGGTTTATATTTAGATGTGAGAGAAACAATCGCGTCAGGAGCATCATGAGTATAGCGCTCGTAAATAGCAGTGTAGGCCTCTGATTTACAAGGTACAGGGCCAGCAAAGGCACCAAAAGATAGGGTTAAAGCAAACAATGTAATCGCAATTTTCATAATAGTCTCCAGAGCTATGTGTCTTTTACCTATATTAGGCGATGACCCAACTAAAAACCTTAAACAATGTAAAAAAGAGCAGGCCGTGAAAACTTTAAACAGTCATGATTATAGATGCTCTAAATCAGATATTTCTTTAAAGGACAGGCCCATAATTTAGTTATGGAGGGTACTGCTATGAAAGGGATGTCAAAATTTGTGCTTTTTATGAGTCTTTTTGCTTTTAAATCTTACGCTGGAGATAAGAAACCTTGGGTGTATCTCGACCTCGGGGACACGATCGTTAATACCAGTGATATGAAGCATATTAAATATATGAAAGGAGCAAAAGAGTACATTGAGGATTTAAAACGTGAAGGATTTAAAATTGGGATTATCTCTAACATTCCTGAAGAATGGGGGCTCGATTATGAACAAAAACTCGCGAGACTCAAAGAAGTGATCTCAAGCGGCTGGGACGACCAACATGCTTTTGATTGGAGTGATTATGACCAGATTCTTTTGCCTTTAAAAAATGAAGAAATGAAACCAGCTCCAACTCTTTTCTTGAAGGCAATTAATATGGCGGAGGGTTGCCCATCATTGTATGTGGGAGAGAGTCCCAAAGAAATTGTGGCAGCTAAAAATAGTGGAATGGCCGCAAAACTTTATGAGGCCCAAAAAGAAGATTCTTTAATTCCAGTGATGGAAGTAAAAAGCTTTATGGCCCAAAATTATAAACGGGAATATGACCAAGAATGCTTAGAGTAGAGGCACTTATTTTCCAGCAAGAGCACTCGAGTGCTCTTTGCTGGAACTTCGGCCAGAACTCAATTGAAGCATTCTTAAATGCCCGTCTATATCAATGTGGTAGAGTTTATCTCCTTCAATATTGACGGAAGCATAGTGCTCAGACCACGGAGTCTCGTTTTGTCCAGGTGTCCATCTGGCAACTTCTTTTCCTTCTGTGACAGAAAAACCAAAAATGCCATTGTCGGGAGAGGGGTACCAGAGAATTCCTCTTTTTGAGTCATATTCAAGACTGGAAAGTGCATAGAGGTCTGCACTTTTTGAAATATCTTTGGCCGTATTTTTACACCATATTTTTTCTTTTTTATTTAAGCTCACACCGCAAACTTCACCGGCCATAGTGGCCAGGAAAACATATTCTTCATTTGAATCACTTGAAAAAATATAATAGGGAAGAGAGGCGATAGGTGCATTGAAGGGAATTGAGAAATGAGGCTCTCCTGTTTTTTTATCTAAGCAATAAAGAAGCCCAACAGTTGAAGGAGTATAAATTTCTCCCAGAGTGTAACAAACATTGTTTTTCGAAACGACAGGATGCATCCAGTTGGATAAGGGCAACTCTTTTTTCCAAATAATTTTTGAACTTAAAAGATCGCGGGCCACAGCGTAGCTGCGATCGGAAAGTTTTGCTTTTTCAACCCCCGTACCTAAGAAGACAACATTATCTTCAACTGTAACAGTCGCATCTATATGCCCATCATTAACATGCCAGATTTCCTTCATGGTAAGAGGATCAATAGCATAAAGTCCATCGGCCCCGGCCGGAGCAAGCATAATGTCTTTATCCTGGTATTTTGTAATAAGCTGTTGGCCTTCAGTATGCCCTTTGGTTTTAAACACTTTAAAAACTTTACCAGTTTGTAGGTCAAAAGAATAAATGCGTGCATGATGAGTGAGGTGATTTCCTTCACCTGAGTAGAGTCTTTTTTGGTAAATAATTGGTCTCGTTGTCGCATTGGCCCCAATAAAGAATTTCCTATTAACCTTTAAAGAGTTTTGAGCAACTTCATAAATAAACCCATCATCGCTGCCAAAAAATAAGGATTGATTAGAGGGAGCGCCAGATCTGAATGATCCTTTTGGCAATTTAATCTCTTTTTGAAGTTTTAATTCTGTCGCTTCAGCGTTTGTTATTTTTCCAATGTAATCGTGTTTGCGTGTAAGGTTGTCGGAGTATTGTTCATTGCTTGAAATGGCATTTTTGTTAGACTGCCAATTAATTGTCGTCATGAAACTTGGCATAGTTTTAATGTAGATAAAACTTTTATAAATTCCAAGTCCCAAGAGATTTAAGGCAATCATGGACATGAGGACACGTTTTTTTAATAAAACTTCAAGAAGTTGCTTAGGGCCTTCAGCCTTTAATTTAAGTCCAAACCAGCCTGCAACAAGAGTGGCAAGTGAGCTCATGGCCACCATCAGAGCAGTGAGTGGGATGAGGACCGTAGGGATAATTGCAGGACTTAAACCTCTTGTCGCAGCTTCATGATTGCTAATTAGCCAGTGTAATACGTCCATTATTTCCATCCACCCATACTTTATCTCCATCTTTTAAAAGGAGATGACATTGTTTAATTTCACTTACCGCCGGCAAACTCATTTCGCGAGCAACGATTGCGCAATGAGAGAGGACTCCACCATTGCTGACGATGATGGCCTGAGATTTTAAAAAGAGCCCAGTCCATCCAGGATCAGTTGACTCAGCAACCAGGATGGTGTTCTCCGGCCATGAGTCTGTATCAGCATTATCCGGGTCAATAACGACTCTAACTTCACCATAAGAAAGACCAGGGGATAGAGCGAGCCCGTTTATAATGTTGCTCTTATTCGGGATTTTTCCACTTAAAACCTCTTCTATTTTTTCTAATTCAACGATCGTAGGAAGAGAGATCGTTTTGCAAAGCTCTGATTGAGTTTTGCGTTTACTTGCCACAAAAAGATCGAATTTTCTGTCTTCAATCTCTTTATAACTGTGCCAGAAAATTAAATCACCTAGTTGGTTTCTTCTCGCGATTTCCAGCGCGATAAAACGAATGTGAGAATAAGGCGATAGAAGCAACATTTTCCACTTTTCTCTTAATTCCAGCATTTCTTTTAAGAGGAGCCATTCTTTTTTGATAATTTCTTTTTTATAAGTTTTTAAAGCGTCTATATCGGCTTCCACTGTGTATGAAAGTGAATTTTCCTTAGAGGGGGTTTTTGGCATATTTTTAAAAAATGCCTTATCGGCCAGCTCACTCCAGCGTGGATTGGCGAGCTCTAATTCACCGGGACCTCGGTGCCCAAATTTTTTTAGGAAAAAAATTTGTTTGTTTTTATCGCTTAGAGCTTCTTTGTATTCATTGTTCATATCCATTGTTACGGTATGAAGACCCTGGGCCATCCATTTATTGATCATAAGGTCGATATTTTTATCTGTATCAATACCTTTTAAGAGTGCTTTTAAATTTTGCGAAGTTGTCTCTATCAAAGTCACAAGAAGCAATGGCCAGAGCAGGTGGGCATTGTAAAAATCGCTGACCTCATTTTTAAATGTTTTTAATAGCTCGTCATCCGAATACTCTTTATAGAAATTGGCATCCTGAACCCGAAAACACTTATCATTAAAAGCGACCATTTCTTTGGTGCACTCTTTAAGCCAAACATTTCTTTCGGTTGAAAGGCGAAGTCCAACCTTAAGCATTCTCCACATTGTAAATGGAGTCAGAATAAAGGTTTTAAAGGTCATTTGTTTCAAATCAAAAACAAGCTTGGGTTTATTTTCGTGAGATTTATTTAAAATCATACGATAAGGAATTGGCCCAAAATAAAAAGGAGCGAGCATCGAAATATTGATATAACCTTTGTTAAAGATTCTCTCCAGTAGAGAGTGATCCGGATTTTCGATCTCTTGCTCTATGCCTATGTAGCCTAATTTTTTGAGTGCTTTTGAAAAGGCATGGTCTTTTGAAAAGGCCTCTTTCCAGATACTGAAGGTTAACTCACTCGGAGGACCACTCCATTCTGCAAAAGTGCCACCATCCCAGACTGTCTCTTTTTTATAATGGGTTTTTAATCTCTTTATTTCATCTTCTACGATTCTTTTTGTCTCTGACTTTCCCGAAAGAGCGGTAATGGGTCTGGATTGAAGAACGAAGAGATTATTGTTTTTATCGATGGCCCATTCCATATCAATTTCAACTTGAAATAGGTCCCTGACTTTCATCCCAGTAGAAACGAGATTTTCAATATCAAAGGGCGCTTTTATTCCCGTTTGTTTTTCTTCAAAATGCATTGGTGTTTTTTTGCCCGAAACCAGGTCTTCACCAAGCCCCATAATAGACTCTGCTATCCAGCCTTTTTCTCCAGTTCGAGGGTCAGTACTGAAAAAGACTCCAGAGTAGAGTGGATCGACCATGACTTGCAGAACGACGTTCATGACTCCCTTGGAATTTCCCAGGAAGTGCTCTCGGTAAAGTGCGCTGGATTTTTTATTGATGGAAGAAAAACAATTTTTAATAGCGGCTTCCAGCTCACTCTTTTTTTCTATGTTGAGGTAAGTCGAGTTTTGACCGGCAAAACTCTGCTCACTTGAATCTTCACCAACGGCAGAGCTTCTGACAGCAAGCTTTTGGTTGTTGTTTTTATCCCACCATTGAAAGATCTCATTCATTTCATTTTCACCTGGAAGGGAGTCTAGAATGAGTCCATCTGGAACAGGAAATCCGGCATTTTTCATCAGGCCTAGAGTGAAGCCTTTGCCGCCAAGGAAGGAGTGATCTTTTTTTATGTCGTTAAAAAAATATATCGTCATAGGTAAATGACGATAGCGTGGGATCATTTAAATAAACATGATTGGGGTTAGGTTTTAAACAAAAAAGGCCCCTTTCGGGGCCTTTATGTTTTTGAAGTTAATCGGTTGGTAACTCGAACTCTTAAAAACCGAAGACGGCTTTTATTCCATTCTGCAGAATCAAAACAGTCCACTGGACTGTTTTGTCGAGTTACTTCCTAGCAGCGAAAATCCCTTGAACAACACCACGATTCATACGTGCGATGTTATCAAGCTTAATTCCCTTCGGACATTGAGCTTCACACTCAGCTTCGTTCGTACAGTTTCCGAACCCAAGCTCATCCATTTTTTCAACCATAGCTAAAGCTCTATGTTCAGCTTCAACTTGTCCTTGCGGAAGAAGAGCAAGTTGAGAAACTTTGGCAGCAACAAAAAGCATTGCTGAAGCATTCTTACAGCTTGCTACACAGGCACCACAACCGATACAAGCGGCAGCGTCCATCGCTAGTTCTGCTTCTTCGTGACCGATTAGGATTGAGTTTCCATCTGGAGCGTTTCCAGTGTTGACGTTAACGTATCCACCAGCTGCCATGATTTGATCGAAAGCTGATCTATCAACCATAAGATCTTTAACAACCGGGAAGGCCTTAGCTCTCCATGGTTCGATAACGATTTCATCACCATTTTTGAATTTTCTCATGTGTAGCTGACAAGTTGTTACGCCACCTTGTGGTCCGTGGGCCTGTCCGTTGATCATAAGAGAACACATTCCACAGATACCTTCGCGGCAGTCGTGGTCGAATGCGATCTGGTCACCTTTTTCGCGAACCAGTTTGTTGTTAAGGATGTCTAGCATTTCCAAAAATGACATATCAGGAGAGACGCCATCCAGGTTATAGTCGACCATTTGTCCTTTATCTTTGCTATTTTTTTGTCTCCAGATTTTTAACTTCAGAGACATTGTTTCTGTGCTATTTCCACCCATATGGGACTCCTTACTTGTAAGATCTTTGTGTTAGTTTTACGTTCTCAAACTTCAGTTCTTCAATGTGACGAAGTGGCTCTACGCCGTCGCCTTGGTATTCCCAAGCAGCAACGTGACAGTAGTTCTCGTCATCGCGTTTTGCTTCACCTTCTTCAGTTTGAGACTCTTCTCTGAAGTGTCCACCACATGATTCAGGTCTCATTAGAGCATCAAGGGCCATAAGCTCCCCAAGCTCTAAGAAGTCAGCAACTCGACCAGCTTTCTCAAGCTCAGTGTTAACGTCAACATTTGATCCAGTTACTTTTACATCTTTCCAGAATCTCTCGCGGATGCTTCTGATTTGATCAATGGCCTTCTTTAGACCTTGCTCATTTCTCGCCATACCAACGTGATCCCACATAACTTTTCCAAGCTCTTTGTGGAAATCATCAACCGTTTTTGTTCCGTTGATTGCCAGTAGCCTGTCGTATTTTTCTTTTGAGTTCTTCAATGCTTTTTCAAATTCAGGGTGAGATGTCTCAAGCTTTTCGAATTTGTTTGAAGCGAAGTAATCACCGATTGTGTACGGGATAACGAAGTACCCGTCAGCTAGACCTTGCATTAGAGCAGAAGCTCCAAGGCGGTTTGCTCCGTGGTCAGAGAAGTTTGCTTCTCCAAGAACGAATAGACCTTCGATGTTTGACATAAGGTTATAGTCAACCCATAGACCACCCATTGTGTAGTGGATAGCAGGGTAGATCATCATCGGAGTTTTGTACGGGTCTTGATCTGTAATCTGTTGGTACATATCAAAAAGGTTTCCGTATTTTTCTCTGATTTTATCGATACCATCGCGCTTAATTGCAGAAGAGAAATCCAGGTAAACGGCCAGACCTGTGGCCCCGACACCAAAACCAGCATCGCACATATTCTTCGCGTTTCTTGAAGCTACGTCACGAGGAACAAGGTTACCAAATGATGGATAAATTCTCTCTAGGTAGTAATCTCTTTCTTCTTCAGGAATATCCTGTGGCTTTCTTGTGTCGCCTTTTTTCTTTGGAACCCAAACGCGTCCGTCGTTACGAAGAGACTCAGACATTAGAGTCAGTTTCGATTGGTGATCACCTGAAACCGGGATACATGTAGGGTGAATTTGCGTGAAACATGGGTTTCCGAAATAAGCACCTTTTTTGTAAGCGCGGAATGCAGCTGAAGCGTTTGAAGCCTTAGCGTTTGTAGAAAGATAGAACACGTTTCCGTATCCACCTGTAGCTAAGATTACAGCGTCGGCCATGTGGCGCTCGAACTCACCAGTCACAAGGTTTCTTGTGATGATACCGCGAGCTTTACCGTTAACGATAACTAGCTCAACCATTTCACGGCGAGTAAGTGATTTTACTTTTCCGTTATTCACTTCTTTCATCATTGCAGAGTATGCACCTAAGAGAAGCTGTTGCCCTGTTTGTCCACGGGCATAGAAAGTTCTTGATACTTGAGATCCACCGAAAGATCTGTTTGAAAGAGTTCCACCGTATTCACGAGCGAATGGTACACCTTGAGCAACACACTGATCGATGATGTTGTTAGCGACTTCAGCAAGACGGTGAACGTTTGCTTCACGAGCGCGGTAATCTCCACCTTTTACAGTGTCGTAGAATAGGCGGTAAACAGAGTCCCCATCGTTTGGATAGTTTTTAGCAGCGTTGATACCACCTTGAGCGGCAATCGAGTGAGCGCGTCTTGGTGAATCCTGGATACAGAAAGTTGTGACATGATACCCTAGTTCGGCCAGAGAAGCGGCAGCAGATCCACCAGCGAGCCCTGTTCCAACGATGATAACAGAGTATTTTCTCTTGTTAGCAGGGTTGACGATTTTCATGTGGAATTTATGGTTTTTCCATTTTTCAGAAATAGCTCCTGCAGGAACTTTCCCGTCTAGTTTTTTAATTTTATCAGCTGGAGTTGTCATATTAGTGTGCTCCTTGGAAATAACAGAAAATTGAAAGCGCTGAGAATCCTACAGAAACAAGGATTCCGAAGGCCCAGGCTGCGCATTTTAGTTTTGGCATATACTTAGGGTGGTTTAACCCCAGTGACTGAAATGCTGACCAGAAACCGTGGCTGACGTGGATACCTAAGCTCGTCACGCACACGATGTAGAAAAGAACGTGAAGAGGATTTTGGAAATACTCAATCGTCGTTCTGTACATGTCTCTCATCACTACACCATGAACTTCAGTTTCATAGTGAGAACCGAATTTCAGATTGATTAAGTGAAGGATTAAAAAGATCAGAGTGATGATACCAGTAAAAGGCATCGTGCTCGATGCAAACGTGGCCCCACGGCCTGAATGTTTTCTCGAGTGGTACTGGATAGGTCTTGCCGCTTTGTTTTCAAGAACAAGCTTAATGGCCATGACAGTGTGGACGATGAAAAGAAGACCAAGACCAGCTTCCGCTAAATAGATAAGCGGGTTGCTTGTTAACGTGTACGAGTACTTGTTAAAAGCGTCGCTTCCAACAACGAGAAGAACGTTGCCGAGTAAGTGAGATAAAACGAAACCGCAAAGAAGGAGACCCGTCACACCCATAATCTGTTTTTTAGTTACAGAGTTGAGGTACGAGCACGAACATTTAGAACTCATAGGTAAGTGCCCCTTGGAAAAAATCGTTATCAAAATAATGTGAGTTGTCCAAAAGGATTTTACTCCAGTGGAAACGAATGGTTAAGCAGAATATGGACTTTTTTAAATAGGTTAATTTTAGCCTTGTTTTACTCAAAAAAAGTCACTATTTTTTGATCAGATGCTGTGGCACTATTAGGTAAGTTTTATTTGAGGAAATATGAAAGATACAGATATGCAATTTGTGGGATGGCGAGAAGTTGTTAGTCTTCCCAAATTTAAGTTAAAAGACCTGCGAGCGAAAATTGATACAGGTGCTAAGACATCGGCCCTGCATGCAGACAGTATTGAGTTCATCAACATTAACGGTAAGAAATACGTCAAATTTCTCTTTATTACTGAAGATGGCAAGCATCATTATATAAAGTCGCCTTTTATTGAAGAGCGCGCGATTAAAAGCTCTAACGGTGACAAGACCATTAGACCTGTCGTGAAGACTGAAATCAAAATGGGTAAAGAGCGTTTTGAAATCGAAGTGACGTTAATTAACCGCGACCTGATGGGTTTTAAAATGCTCATCGGACGTGAGGCCTTAAATGGCAGATTCCTAATTAATCCGGCCAAACACAACTTGCTCAAATCTAAAAAGGAAAAGACTCAATGAAAATTGGTATTCTTTCAAGAAACTCAGGGCTGTATTCAACCAAGAGATTAGTAGAGGCCGCAAAAGCGCGCGGACACGAAGTCGAAGTCATCGATACACTTAAGTGTTACATGGATATTACTTCCACAAAGCCCATGGTTCACTATCAAAGCCGAGCATTGGATGATTTTAATGCGATTATTCCCCGCATTGGCGCGTCAATTACCTTCTACGGTTGTGCTGTTATCCGTCAATTTGAAATGATGGGCGTGTTCTCATTAAATGAAAGTGTGGCCATCACCAGAAGCCGCGACAAACTTCGCTCTCTACAACTTTTATCGAGAAAGGGATTAGGCCTTCCGGTGACAGGATTTGCTCACTCGACAAAAATGACTCAGGAACTCATCAAGCTTGTTGGTGGCGCACCTCTGGTTGTGAAACTTTTAGAAGGGACACAAGGAAAGGGAGTGGTTCTTGCTGAAACAGAATCGGCAGCAGAGTCGGTTATCGATGCCTTTAGAGAAATGGACGCCAACATTTTAGTTCAAGAGTTTATTAGAGAAGCTAAAGGATCTGACATTCGTTGTTTCGTTGTTGGTGATGAAGTCGTGGCCTCGATGATGAGAACAGCAAAACCGGGAGAGTTTAGAAGTAATCTTCACCGCGGAGGAACAGCTAAGATTATCGAGATCACTGAAGAAGAAAGAAAAGCAGCACTTGATGCAACCAAGGCCTTAGGGCTTAACCTTGCCGGTGTGGATATGCTGAGGTCATCACGTGGCCCTCTTATTATGGAAGTTAACTCATCTCCAGGTCTAAATGGAATTGAGACAGCGACTGGAAAAGATGTCGCTGGAATGATCATCGAGTATCTTGAGCGCATGGATAAGAGTTCGACTGAGACGAAAGGAAACGGCTAAGGAAAATAGAAGTGCAAATAACAGAGTTTCCCGCAGAGTATTTCATCAAATTAGAAGGCCAGGATTTTCTTCTTGGCCGCTTGTCTATTAATAAAATGAACAAGAGCTTCTGGGTAGAAGTGGATATTGTTCAAAAAGAATCAAAGAAGATTTTTGCTCACGTGGGCAACCTTTATAATGTCGCTGATCTGGATGAGGCCATAACGTCGTCAGTTCAAATGCTCTCGAAATATGTGAAACCTTGATTTATTTACTTTCGGCCCACATTCACTTAACAAACGGGGCGGCGATGATGTTATAATCATTCTCAATGAGAATGTACGTCCTCCTTATATTTACCGCCATCTTTCTGTCTTTTCAGGCGGCCTATTACGCTATCAATCTTCAGAAAAAAAGTGTTGCGGGGCCAGCAGAGATCCAAGAAATCCAGGGTTATAAAAAAGAGTTTGAACTCACTAAAAAGCCCGTGCTTGAAATCGACTTAAGTGCGATGTATCCGTCGCGCAGATACGCTCAGCTTCTTCAGCCGGTAAATGCCTTTTCCCGCGAAGGCAACAATACAAAAACATATTTTTCGAGACCTTGTCGATCTACCAGCGATTTCATGAGTAAGCTCTACCAAAGTAAGAGCGAAACTTGGGAAGATTTCCGCTGTAATAAAATTAGTGAACTTCCGGATCAGTTTTTTGAAACGCCACCATTAATCCATGAAAGTGGTGTGAGTTATGCCTATCTCGCTTTTTTATCGGGGCGCGAGCCTTTTTATACGCCAGAGTGGGTGAGGTCAAATCTTAACTTATTCCATGCTTATGAATTAGAAGAACTTCCGGCCCGAAGCCTGGAAGGGAACTTTAAAATTCTTTCTAACTTAAAAAAATCAGACCTTGAGTTACTGGTTAAAGGTGAGAGCTACATCGTCACAGACTCTTATTTTTTAGTACGCAACCGTCAGGATTATAATGTTACATACAAGATTTTTCCGCGAACAGAGCTTGATAGTTACCTAAAAGAGAAGGTTTACTTCCTGCAAAGTTATGACGAAGGTGAGCCTTGCTATTATAAGGAAGGGCGCTTTTGTTGGGAAAAAGATGACCGTACACTGATTTCTGTTTTAATGCAGTCATCGATTATTCTTTTTATCGGATCTATCATCGTTTTAGTCCTGATTGCCGTGATTCTTTACAAGAAAATCAAACAACAAAAATTTGAAGAAGAAAGAAAAAAACACGCTCTTCGTGTACTCACCCATGAACTGCGAACTCCGATAGCAAACCTTATGCTTTTAGTTGAAAGCATCAATAAAGAGAGTGACACCATTCCTGCTCATGTCTTAGAGGAATTTTTAAAAGTGGAAGGTGAAGTTTACCGCTTAAAGCGCCTGGCCGAAAAAAGCACGAGCTATCTTCAAACTCACGATGGACAGTCCTTGGTTTTTATCAATTTGAGCCCAGTGCCTTCGATCAATGAATTAGTGGAGAGTATGCTCGCTGATTACGAAGAAAAAGGCG contains:
- the rimK gene encoding 30S ribosomal protein S6--L-glutamate ligase; amino-acid sequence: MKIGILSRNSGLYSTKRLVEAAKARGHEVEVIDTLKCYMDITSTKPMVHYQSRALDDFNAIIPRIGASITFYGCAVIRQFEMMGVFSLNESVAITRSRDKLRSLQLLSRKGLGLPVTGFAHSTKMTQELIKLVGGAPLVVKLLEGTQGKGVVLAETESAAESVIDAFREMDANILVQEFIREAKGSDIRCFVVGDEVVASMMRTAKPGEFRSNLHRGGTAKIIEITEEERKAALDATKALGLNLAGVDMLRSSRGPLIMEVNSSPGLNGIETATGKDVAGMIIEYLERMDKSSTETKGNG
- a CDS encoding ATP-dependent zinc protease family protein produces the protein MKDTDMQFVGWREVVSLPKFKLKDLRAKIDTGAKTSALHADSIEFININGKKYVKFLFITEDGKHHYIKSPFIEERAIKSSNGDKTIRPVVKTEIKMGKERFEIEVTLINRDLMGFKMLIGREALNGRFLINPAKHNLLKSKKEKTQ
- a CDS encoding ATP-binding protein yields the protein MRMYVLLIFTAIFLSFQAAYYAINLQKKSVAGPAEIQEIQGYKKEFELTKKPVLEIDLSAMYPSRRYAQLLQPVNAFSREGNNTKTYFSRPCRSTSDFMSKLYQSKSETWEDFRCNKISELPDQFFETPPLIHESGVSYAYLAFLSGREPFYTPEWVRSNLNLFHAYELEELPARSLEGNFKILSNLKKSDLELLVKGESYIVTDSYFLVRNRQDYNVTYKIFPRTELDSYLKEKVYFLQSYDEGEPCYYKEGRFCWEKDDRTLISVLMQSSIILFIGSIIVLVLIAVILYKKIKQQKFEEERKKHALRVLTHELRTPIANLMLLVESINKESDTIPAHVLEEFLKVEGEVYRLKRLAEKSTSYLQTHDGQSLVFINLSPVPSINELVESMLADYEEKGVKVILPEVDRTFSLDVYWFGICVKNLLENALYHGKSPVVVRLETTDEALTLSVTDSGLCPYKTLDELLSADRSKKPSAGLGLGMSIVQKIMREMDGRLSYNQTPTTFSLFLRNKK